One genomic window of Corynebacterium massiliense DSM 45435 includes the following:
- a CDS encoding 2-polyprenylphenol hydroxylase and flavodoxin oxidoreductase, with the protein MSSPAPRFGDTPRDLHDLGAFLRTHSAEFRDAVHRDFFVRELQARPLFPLAANAAHVDLAAALAWVFERAMSYGSLPHEVAERLSNLGRDHRRHGFPASAYDDFAAALVVGLRSFDLDPGLLLTAERTVRQVCATMAEAARNADLAGTPPAHSAEVVDVARPNRQTAVVHLTASLPIGYQPGQSIPVTTPHTPGEWRLLTPAAPSDPTGQLTFHLDEAGFVSRMMSHSRPGDRWIMGAPRGEFVRFPAVRLVFLCFGTGWAAVKPYLISLLDAVMQAKQSGTGDDPHFSVSVYHLAKSPGAHYDTHFQRNLAAVAPWIRIHHYVEETKDEVLLSPQPGAPVIFYPTSCLASSALAGELLGSNFVLVGPEHHVAAARARLLDAQISPASIEAHPWSRGGRWPEV; encoded by the coding sequence ATGTCCAGTCCCGCTCCCCGCTTTGGTGATACCCCGCGCGATCTGCACGATCTGGGCGCCTTCCTCCGCACGCACAGCGCGGAGTTCCGCGACGCCGTCCACCGCGACTTCTTCGTCCGCGAGTTGCAAGCGCGCCCGCTGTTTCCGCTGGCGGCGAACGCGGCGCACGTGGATCTCGCGGCGGCGCTCGCGTGGGTTTTCGAGCGCGCGATGAGCTACGGCAGCCTGCCGCACGAGGTGGCGGAGCGACTGAGCAACTTGGGCCGCGATCATCGCCGCCACGGCTTTCCGGCGAGCGCCTACGACGACTTCGCTGCCGCGCTCGTTGTGGGGCTCCGGTCGTTCGATCTGGATCCCGGGCTGCTGCTCACCGCCGAGCGCACCGTCCGCCAAGTGTGCGCGACCATGGCGGAGGCCGCCCGTAACGCCGATCTCGCGGGCACCCCGCCGGCGCACTCCGCGGAGGTCGTGGACGTGGCCCGCCCCAACCGACAGACCGCCGTGGTGCACCTGACCGCCTCACTTCCCATCGGCTACCAGCCCGGCCAGTCGATCCCGGTGACCACCCCGCACACCCCGGGCGAGTGGCGGTTGCTCACGCCCGCGGCCCCCAGCGATCCGACGGGGCAACTGACCTTCCACCTGGACGAGGCCGGGTTCGTCTCCCGCATGATGAGCCACTCCCGCCCCGGCGACAGGTGGATCATGGGCGCCCCGCGCGGTGAGTTCGTGCGCTTTCCCGCCGTCCGGTTGGTCTTTTTGTGTTTCGGCACCGGCTGGGCGGCCGTCAAGCCCTACCTCATCTCCCTGCTGGACGCGGTCATGCAGGCCAAGCAGAGCGGTACGGGCGACGACCCTCATTTTTCTGTGTCTGTCTACCACCTCGCCAAAAGCCCTGGCGCACACTACGACACGCACTTCCAGCGCAACCTCGCCGCGGTCGCGCCGTGGATCCGCATCCACCACTACGTGGAGGAGACGAAGGACGAGGTGCTGCTCAGCCCGCAGCCGGGCGCCCCAGTGATCTTCTACCCCACCAGCTGCCTCGCCTCCAGCGCCCTGGCCGGCGAACTACTGGGCTCCAACTTCGTGCTCGTGGGCCCCGAACACCACGTGGCGGCGGCCCGTGCCCGGCTTCTCGATGCCCAGATCTCCCCCGCCAGCATCGAAGCCCACCCGTGGAGTCGGGGCGGTCGCTGGCCGGAGGTTTAA
- a CDS encoding HNH endonuclease signature motif containing protein has protein sequence MPDPDDDFDLACTRLAGLTGKSPTRVANIFMALFRLDELPGLREVHERLFHLDFSRLIVIDQVLCKLGTPDEEALARIDAALVKYLTPTRAGQVLPSVRNLRRKLNALVAAEDPELADAVSTEAEQAAEKRRKRKGRYDWSSLPGGVGCISVEYDTETAAQINGVIRRVADEYGVSASEAFAMLVLTDINRDVDVTLNVFQAADLLHAPVFVEGTGWTDAETGVELAGKASRRRDMNAAAWMESTNYVTPDRLKAYLNGRDGTCRYPGCCLSAYRCQKDHCVDFADGGPTAAWNLVNLCQHHHNIKTDKRARYILDPATGDVVWLFTDGTWQTTTATGPLAPETCNWLQTVDQAIATRRANARERALNTNPEPDTPDTDTNAEPDYEEEPPY, from the coding sequence TTGCCGGATCCAGACGATGATTTCGATCTGGCCTGCACCCGCCTGGCCGGGTTAACGGGAAAGTCACCAACCCGGGTGGCCAATATCTTCATGGCACTGTTCCGCCTGGATGAGCTACCCGGCCTACGGGAGGTGCACGAGCGGTTGTTCCACCTGGATTTCTCCCGACTGATTGTCATCGACCAGGTGTTGTGCAAACTCGGCACTCCAGATGAGGAAGCACTAGCGCGTATCGATGCCGCCCTAGTCAAGTACCTCACCCCAACCCGGGCGGGCCAAGTGTTGCCGTCGGTGCGCAACTTACGTCGCAAACTCAACGCCTTAGTCGCTGCCGAAGATCCAGAACTTGCCGACGCAGTAAGCACAGAGGCAGAACAGGCCGCTGAGAAACGTCGGAAGCGTAAAGGCCGGTATGACTGGTCGAGTCTTCCCGGCGGGGTGGGGTGTATCAGTGTTGAATACGACACGGAGACTGCCGCCCAGATCAATGGGGTGATCCGCCGGGTTGCCGACGAGTACGGGGTCAGCGCTTCGGAAGCGTTCGCGATGTTGGTGCTGACTGATATCAACCGGGATGTGGATGTGACACTGAATGTCTTTCAGGCGGCTGATCTTTTACATGCGCCGGTGTTTGTCGAAGGTACTGGCTGGACCGACGCCGAAACAGGTGTCGAGCTTGCCGGGAAAGCATCCCGGCGTCGGGACATGAATGCCGCCGCCTGGATGGAAAGCACAAACTACGTCACGCCGGACAGGTTGAAGGCGTATCTCAACGGCAGGGACGGTACCTGCCGGTATCCGGGGTGTTGCCTGTCGGCGTATCGGTGTCAGAAGGATCATTGTGTGGATTTTGCGGACGGTGGGCCGACGGCGGCGTGGAATCTGGTGAATCTGTGCCAGCATCACCACAACATCAAAACCGACAAACGCGCCCGCTACATCCTCGACCCAGCCACAGGGGATGTGGTGTGGCTATTTACCGACGGCACCTGGCAGACCACCACCGCCACTGGCCCGCTAGCACCAGAGACCTGCAACTGGCTGCAAACCGTCGACCAAGCCATTGCCACCCGCCGGGCCAACGCCCGCGAACGCGCCCTCAACACCAACCCAGAACCCGACACCCCCGACACCGACACGAACGCCGAACCCGACTACGAAGAGGAACCGCCGTACTAG
- a CDS encoding carbon-nitrogen hydrolase family protein, which produces MKVAAVQFIATGRVSDNIELACARIREAAGNSAQLIVLPEASSQAFETGRLDEQAEGLDGKFATALHDVASELGVVVVAGMFRPADQVERDGKTLNRVYNSSLITGRDVHKFYDKVHTYDAFNFRESDTVKPGEKQVLFDVAGVTVGVANCFDIRFPAFFQQMAKDGAELIVVPTSWHDGPGKTDQWRLLNTARAIDTTCYILGADQAKPGGEAEAGNDSGPTGVGHSVLVDPHGVRTAEAGYDEEILYGEVDPEEVRKARKALPILDQV; this is translated from the coding sequence AGCTGTGCAATTTATCGCTACCGGTAGAGTTTCCGACAACATTGAGCTAGCATGCGCGCGCATCCGCGAGGCCGCGGGCAACAGCGCTCAGCTCATCGTCTTGCCGGAGGCGTCCTCCCAGGCCTTTGAGACCGGCCGCCTCGACGAGCAAGCCGAGGGCCTCGACGGGAAGTTCGCCACCGCGCTTCACGATGTCGCCTCCGAACTCGGCGTCGTAGTCGTCGCGGGCATGTTCCGCCCGGCCGACCAGGTAGAACGCGACGGCAAGACGCTCAACCGCGTGTACAACTCCTCGCTTATTACCGGCCGCGACGTGCACAAGTTCTACGACAAGGTCCACACCTACGACGCGTTCAACTTCCGCGAGTCCGACACCGTGAAGCCCGGCGAAAAGCAGGTGCTTTTCGATGTCGCCGGCGTCACCGTCGGCGTAGCCAACTGCTTCGACATTCGGTTCCCCGCCTTCTTCCAGCAGATGGCGAAAGATGGCGCGGAGCTTATCGTCGTGCCCACCAGCTGGCACGACGGGCCGGGCAAGACCGATCAGTGGCGGCTTTTGAACACCGCCCGCGCCATCGACACGACGTGCTACATCCTGGGCGCCGATCAGGCCAAGCCCGGCGGGGAAGCAGAGGCTGGCAACGATTCGGGCCCCACCGGCGTAGGCCATTCCGTCCTCGTAGACCCGCATGGAGTGCGCACCGCCGAGGCGGGCTACGACGAGGAAATCCTTTACGGCGAGGTGGATCCGGAAGAGGTGCGCAAGGCGCGGAAGGCGCTGCCCATCCTCGATCAGGTGTAG